A genomic window from Macaca mulatta isolate MMU2019108-1 chromosome 19, T2T-MMU8v2.0, whole genome shotgun sequence includes:
- the ZFR2 gene encoding zinc finger RNA-binding protein 2 isoform X23, giving the protein MTATDSCQPGTQEACRQPSPHGGHSCAQPPQQAPRVEAGQPASALSSGYTYPTATGVQPESSASIVTSYPPPSYDPTCTAYTAPSYPSYDASVYSAASPFYPPAQPLPPPGPPQQLPPPPTPAGSGSSPRADSKPPLPSKLPRPKAGPRQLQLHYCDICKISCAGPQTYREHLGGQKHRKKEAAQKTGVQPNGSPRGVQAQLHCDLCAVSCTGADAYTAHIRGAKHQKVFKLHTKLGKPIPTLEPAPAAESTPRVEAKPTSATGPSVCAPSRPALAKRPVALKASREGPPEPQIAGCRPQRGRPAQPKSEGPGTPAQGGSEEAPLGCSDAQPVGPEYVEEVCSEEGRVLRFQRKLCECSFNDLNAKDLHVRGRRHRLQYRKKVNPDLPIAMEPSSRARKLLEERMRKQRRLAEERLEQLRRWHVERRRLEEEPSQDAPSDWAHSLLMGRPEPPTSTQLQPGRRPASSDDRHVMCKHATIYPTEQELLAVQRAVSHAERALKLVSDTLAEEDQGGGEEEGGKRSSVAPPARVLKGVMRVGILAKGLLLRGDRNVRLALLCSKKPTHSLLRRIAQQLPRQLQMVTEDEYEVSSDPEANIVISSCEEPRMQVTVSITSPLMREDPSTDPEGVEKPQADPGDVLSSEKCLESLAALRHARWFQARASSLQPCVIVIRVLRDLCRRVPTWAALPAWAMELLVEKAVSSAAGPLGPGDAVRRVLECVATGTLLTGQSPGRRAQKVGSKPMAVVQTAGVTDTEEVSSPGTRAAHDTHMLPAGRQTGPRPWRTPPCTQGTDTQVPEGRSQPPPRRQRLCYLVATPAGGGTEPPRHRATPAPVLQRLSRGNSQELR; this is encoded by the exons GGACCCAAGAGGCCTGCAGGCAGCCCAGCCCGCATGGCGGTCACAGCTGCGCTCAGCCCCCACAACAGGCGCCCAGAGTGGAGGCCGGACAGCCAGCCAGCGCCCTGTCCTCGGGATACACCTACCCCACGGCGACAGGCGTCCAGCCTGAGTCCTCGGCGTCCATCGTGACCTCCTACCCCCCGCCCTCCTACGATCCCACCTGCACCGCCTACACGG CACCAAGCTACCCGAGCTATGACGCATCGGTGTACTCCGCCGCCAGCCCTTTCTATCCTCCAGCGCAGCCCCTGCCTCCCCCGGGACCCCCGCAGCAGCTGCCCCCGCCGCCCACGCCCGCAGGCTCAGGAAGCAGCCCCAGGGCCGACTCGAAGCCACCGCTTCCCAGCAAACTGCCGAGACCCAAGGCCGGGCCCAGGCAGCTCCAGCTTCACTACTGCGACATCTGCAAGATCAGCTGCGCGGGCCCCCAG ACCTACCGGGAACATCTGGGAGGGCAGAAGCACAGAAAGAAGGAGGCGGCCCAGAAGACAGGCGTGCAGCCCAACGGGAGCCCGCGCGGGGTGCAGGCGCAGCTACATTGTGACCTGTGCGCCGTGTCCTGCACTGGGGCAGACGCCTACACGGCCCACATCCGGGGAGCCAAGCACCAGAAG GTCTTCAAGCTGCACACCAAACTGGGGAAGCCCATTCCCACCCTGGAGCCTGCACCGGCCGCAGAGAGCACCCCCAGGGTGGAGGCCAAGCCCACATCCGCCACCGGCCCCAGCGTGTGTGCCCCGAGCAGGCCAGCACTGGCCAAGAGACCTGTGGCCTTGAAGGCCTCACGCGAGG GGCCTCCTGAGCCGCAGATAGCAGGCTGCAGACCCCAGAGGGGGAGACCGGCCCAACCCAAGTCAGAGGGTCCTGGAACACCCGCCCAAGGAGGCTCGGAGGAAGCTCCCCTGGGCTGCTCTGATGCGCAGCCGGTGGGCCCAGAATATGTGGAGGAG GTGTGCAGCGAGGAAGGGCGAGTGCTTCGCTTCCAGCGTAAGCTGTGCGAGTGCAGTTTCAACGACCTTAACGCCAAGGACCTGCACGTGAGGGGACGGCGGCACCGGCTGCAGTACCGG AAGAAAGTGAACCCGGACCTTCCCATTGCCATGGAGCCCAGCAGCCGGGCTCGGAAGCTCCTGGAGGAGCGGATGAGGAAGCAGCGGCGCCTGGCGGAGGAGCGGCTGGAGCAACTGCGGCGCTGGCACGTGGAGAGGAG GCGGCTGGAGGAGGAGCCTTCCCAGGATGCACCATCCGACTGGGCCCACTCTCTGCTCATGGGCAGGCCGGAGCCACCCACCAGCACCCAACTCCAG CCCGGGCGGCGGCCGGCATCCAGCGACGACCGGCACGTCATGTGCAAGCACGCCACCATCTACCCCACGGAGCAGGAGCTCCTCGCCGTGCAGAGGGCCGTGTCCCACGCGGAGCGGGCCCTCAAGCTGGTGTCTGACACGCTGGCCGAGGAGGACCAGGGCGGCGGAGAGGAAGAGGGCGGCAAGCGCAG CAGCGTTGCCCCCCCGGCTCGGGTCCTGAAAGGCGTCATGCGGGTGGGCATCCTGGCGAAAGGCCTCCTCCTGCGCGGGGACAGGAACGTGCGCCTCGCTCTGCTCTGTTCCAAGAAGCCCACGCACAGCCTGCTGCGGAGGATCGCCCAGCAGCTGCCCCggcagctccag ATGGTGACCGAGGATGAGTATGAGGTCTCCTCTGACCCTGAAGCCAACATTGTCATCTCCTCCTGCGAGGAGCCCAGGATGCAGGTCACCGTATCCATCACCTCACCCCTGATGCGAGAGGACCCTTCCACAGACCCAG AAGGCGTGGAGAAGCCTCAGGCTGACCCAGGTGATGTCCTGAGCTCCGAGAAGTGCCTCGAGTCCCTGGCCGCCCTCCGTCATGCCCGGTGGTTTCAG GCTCGAGCCAGCAGCCTGCAGCCATGCGTGATCGTCATCAGGGTCCTGAGGGACCTCTGCCGGCGTGTGCCCACCTGGGCAGCCCTGCCAGCCTGG GCCATGGAGCTGCTGGTGGAGAAGGCTGTGAGCAGTGCGGCGGGGCCCCTGGGCCCTGGGGACGCGGTCAGGCGAGTCCTGGAGTGCGTGGCCACCGGGACGCTCCTGACAGGTCAGTCGCCGGGCCGGAGGGCCCAGAAGGTGGGCAGCAAACCCATGGCCGTGGTACAAACAGCTGGGGTCACAGACACAGAGGAAGTGTCCAGCCCAGGCACGAGAGCGGCCCACGACACACACATGCTCCCAGCAGGAAGGCAGACAGGGCCCCGGCCATGGAGGACACCACCCTGCACGCAGGGCACAGACACACAGGTCCCCGAAGGGAGGTCTCAGCCTCCACCCAGGAGACAACGGTTATGTTATCTGGTGGCCACGCCCGCCGGCGGCGGCACAGAGCCACCCCGGCACAGAGCCACCCCGGCGCCTGTCCTCCAAAGATTATCCAGAGGGAACAGCCAGGAGCTCAGATGA
- the ZFR2 gene encoding zinc finger RNA-binding protein 2 isoform X14, with the protein MDPAANPAFPPAAPAGYGGYQHHSSPEFTYGSRPQEPIPTTTTMATYQDSYSYGQSVAARSYEDRPYFQPPALQPGCMTATDSCQPGTQEACRQPSPHGGHSCAQPPQQAPRVEAGQPASALSSGYTYPTATGVQPESSASIVTSYPPPSYDPTCTAYTAPSYPSYDASVYSAASPFYPPAQPLPPPGPPQQLPPPPTPAGSGSSPRADSKPPLPSKLPRPKAGPRQLQLHYCDICKISCAGPQTYREHLGGQKHRKKEAAQKTGVQPNGSPRGVQAQLHCDLCAVSCTGADAYTAHIRGAKHQKVFKLHTKLGKPIPTLEPAPAAESTPRVEAKPTSATGPSVCAPSRPALAKRPVALKASREGPPEPQIAGCRPQRGRPAQPKSEGPGTPAQGGSEEAPLGCSDAQPVGPEYVEEVCSEEGRVLRFQRKLCECSFNDLNAKDLHVRGRRHRLQYRKKVNPDLPIAMEPSSRARKLLEERMRKQRRLAEERLEQLRRWHVERRRLEEEPSQDAPSDWAHSLLMGRPEPPTSTQLQPGRRPASSDDRHVMCKHATIYPTEQELLAVQRAVSHAERALKLVSDTLAEEDQGGGEEEGGKRSSVAPPARVLKGVMRVGILAKGLLLRGDRNVRLALLCSKKPTHSLLRRIAQQLPRQLQMVTEDEYEVSSDPEANIVISSCEEPRMQVTVSITSPLMREDPSTDPEGVEKPQADPGDVLSSEKCLESLAALRHARWFQARASSLQPCVIVIRVLRDLCRRVPTWAALPAWAMELLVEKAVSSAAGPLGPGDAVRRVLECVATGTLLTDGPGLQDPCEGDQTDALEPMTLQEREDVTASAQHALRMLAFRQTHKVLGMDLLPPRHRLGARFRKRQRGPGEAEEGPGEKKRGQRDGEGLV; encoded by the exons GGACCCAAGAGGCCTGCAGGCAGCCCAGCCCGCATGGCGGTCACAGCTGCGCTCAGCCCCCACAACAGGCGCCCAGAGTGGAGGCCGGACAGCCAGCCAGCGCCCTGTCCTCGGGATACACCTACCCCACGGCGACAGGCGTCCAGCCTGAGTCCTCGGCGTCCATCGTGACCTCCTACCCCCCGCCCTCCTACGATCCCACCTGCACCGCCTACACGG CACCAAGCTACCCGAGCTATGACGCATCGGTGTACTCCGCCGCCAGCCCTTTCTATCCTCCAGCGCAGCCCCTGCCTCCCCCGGGACCCCCGCAGCAGCTGCCCCCGCCGCCCACGCCCGCAGGCTCAGGAAGCAGCCCCAGGGCCGACTCGAAGCCACCGCTTCCCAGCAAACTGCCGAGACCCAAGGCCGGGCCCAGGCAGCTCCAGCTTCACTACTGCGACATCTGCAAGATCAGCTGCGCGGGCCCCCAG ACCTACCGGGAACATCTGGGAGGGCAGAAGCACAGAAAGAAGGAGGCGGCCCAGAAGACAGGCGTGCAGCCCAACGGGAGCCCGCGCGGGGTGCAGGCGCAGCTACATTGTGACCTGTGCGCCGTGTCCTGCACTGGGGCAGACGCCTACACGGCCCACATCCGGGGAGCCAAGCACCAGAAG GTCTTCAAGCTGCACACCAAACTGGGGAAGCCCATTCCCACCCTGGAGCCTGCACCGGCCGCAGAGAGCACCCCCAGGGTGGAGGCCAAGCCCACATCCGCCACCGGCCCCAGCGTGTGTGCCCCGAGCAGGCCAGCACTGGCCAAGAGACCTGTGGCCTTGAAGGCCTCACGCGAGG GGCCTCCTGAGCCGCAGATAGCAGGCTGCAGACCCCAGAGGGGGAGACCGGCCCAACCCAAGTCAGAGGGTCCTGGAACACCCGCCCAAGGAGGCTCGGAGGAAGCTCCCCTGGGCTGCTCTGATGCGCAGCCGGTGGGCCCAGAATATGTGGAGGAG GTGTGCAGCGAGGAAGGGCGAGTGCTTCGCTTCCAGCGTAAGCTGTGCGAGTGCAGTTTCAACGACCTTAACGCCAAGGACCTGCACGTGAGGGGACGGCGGCACCGGCTGCAGTACCGG AAGAAAGTGAACCCGGACCTTCCCATTGCCATGGAGCCCAGCAGCCGGGCTCGGAAGCTCCTGGAGGAGCGGATGAGGAAGCAGCGGCGCCTGGCGGAGGAGCGGCTGGAGCAACTGCGGCGCTGGCACGTGGAGAGGAG GCGGCTGGAGGAGGAGCCTTCCCAGGATGCACCATCCGACTGGGCCCACTCTCTGCTCATGGGCAGGCCGGAGCCACCCACCAGCACCCAACTCCAG CCCGGGCGGCGGCCGGCATCCAGCGACGACCGGCACGTCATGTGCAAGCACGCCACCATCTACCCCACGGAGCAGGAGCTCCTCGCCGTGCAGAGGGCCGTGTCCCACGCGGAGCGGGCCCTCAAGCTGGTGTCTGACACGCTGGCCGAGGAGGACCAGGGCGGCGGAGAGGAAGAGGGCGGCAAGCGCAG CAGCGTTGCCCCCCCGGCTCGGGTCCTGAAAGGCGTCATGCGGGTGGGCATCCTGGCGAAAGGCCTCCTCCTGCGCGGGGACAGGAACGTGCGCCTCGCTCTGCTCTGTTCCAAGAAGCCCACGCACAGCCTGCTGCGGAGGATCGCCCAGCAGCTGCCCCggcagctccag ATGGTGACCGAGGATGAGTATGAGGTCTCCTCTGACCCTGAAGCCAACATTGTCATCTCCTCCTGCGAGGAGCCCAGGATGCAGGTCACCGTATCCATCACCTCACCCCTGATGCGAGAGGACCCTTCCACAGACCCAG AAGGCGTGGAGAAGCCTCAGGCTGACCCAGGTGATGTCCTGAGCTCCGAGAAGTGCCTCGAGTCCCTGGCCGCCCTCCGTCATGCCCGGTGGTTTCAG GCTCGAGCCAGCAGCCTGCAGCCATGCGTGATCGTCATCAGGGTCCTGAGGGACCTCTGCCGGCGTGTGCCCACCTGGGCAGCCCTGCCAGCCTGG GCCATGGAGCTGCTGGTGGAGAAGGCTGTGAGCAGTGCGGCGGGGCCCCTGGGCCCTGGGGACGCGGTCAGGCGAGTCCTGGAGTGCGTGGCCACCGGGACGCTCCTGACAG ATGGGCCTGGACTCCAGGATCCCTGCGAGGGAGACCAGACAGACGCCCTTGAGCCCATGACCCTCCAAGAGCGGGAAGACGTGACCGCCAGCGCCCAG CACGCCCTGAGAATGCTGGCCTTCCGGCAGACCCACAAGGTCCTGGGCATGGATCTCCTGCCACCCAGACACCGGCTTGGGGCCCGCTTCCGGAAGAGGCAGCGGGGACCTGGCGAGGCCGAGGAGGGCCCAGGGGAGAAGAAGCGGGGCCAGCGGGATGGAGAGGGGCTcgtgtga
- the ZFR2 gene encoding zinc finger RNA-binding protein 2 isoform X28 — translation MTATDSCQPGTQEACRQPSPHGGHSCAQPPQQAPRVEAGQPASALSSGYTYPTATGVQPESSASIVTSYPPPSYDPTCTAYTAPSYPSYDASVYSAASPFYPPAQPLPPPGPPQQLPPPPTPAGSGSSPRADSKPPLPSKLPRPKAGPRQLQLHYCDICKISCAGPQTYREHLGGQKHRKKEAAQKTGVQPNGSPRGVQAQLHCDLCAVSCTGADAYTAHIRGAKHQKVFKLHTKLGKPIPTLEPAPAAESTPRVEAKPTSATGPSVCAPSRPALAKRPVALKASREGPPEPQIAGCRPQRGRPAQPKSEGPGTPAQGGSEEAPLGCSDAQPVGPEYVEEVCSEEGRVLRFQRKLCECSFNDLNAKDLHVRGRRHRLQYRKKVNPDLPIAMEPSSRARKLLEERMRKQRRLAEERLEQLRRWHVERRRLEEEPSQDAPSDWAHSLLMGRPEPPTSTQLQPGRRPASSDDRHVMCKHATIYPTEQELLAVQRAVSHAERALKLVSDTLAEEDQGGGEEEGGKRSSVAPPARVLKGVMRVGILAKGLLLRGDRNVRLALLCSKKPTHSLLRRIAQQLPRQLQMVTEDEYEVSSDPEANIVISSCEEPRMQVTVSITSPLMREDPSTDPGVEKPQADPGDVLSSEKCLESLAALRHARWFQARASSLQPCVIVIRVLRDLCRRVPTWAALPAWAMELLVEKAVSSAAGPLGPGDAVRRVLECVATGTLLTDGPGLQDPCEGDQTDALEPMTLQEREDVTASAQHALRMLAFRQTHKVLGMDLLPPRHRLGARFRKRQRGPGEAEEGPGEKKRGQRDGEGLV, via the exons GGACCCAAGAGGCCTGCAGGCAGCCCAGCCCGCATGGCGGTCACAGCTGCGCTCAGCCCCCACAACAGGCGCCCAGAGTGGAGGCCGGACAGCCAGCCAGCGCCCTGTCCTCGGGATACACCTACCCCACGGCGACAGGCGTCCAGCCTGAGTCCTCGGCGTCCATCGTGACCTCCTACCCCCCGCCCTCCTACGATCCCACCTGCACCGCCTACACGG CACCAAGCTACCCGAGCTATGACGCATCGGTGTACTCCGCCGCCAGCCCTTTCTATCCTCCAGCGCAGCCCCTGCCTCCCCCGGGACCCCCGCAGCAGCTGCCCCCGCCGCCCACGCCCGCAGGCTCAGGAAGCAGCCCCAGGGCCGACTCGAAGCCACCGCTTCCCAGCAAACTGCCGAGACCCAAGGCCGGGCCCAGGCAGCTCCAGCTTCACTACTGCGACATCTGCAAGATCAGCTGCGCGGGCCCCCAG ACCTACCGGGAACATCTGGGAGGGCAGAAGCACAGAAAGAAGGAGGCGGCCCAGAAGACAGGCGTGCAGCCCAACGGGAGCCCGCGCGGGGTGCAGGCGCAGCTACATTGTGACCTGTGCGCCGTGTCCTGCACTGGGGCAGACGCCTACACGGCCCACATCCGGGGAGCCAAGCACCAGAAG GTCTTCAAGCTGCACACCAAACTGGGGAAGCCCATTCCCACCCTGGAGCCTGCACCGGCCGCAGAGAGCACCCCCAGGGTGGAGGCCAAGCCCACATCCGCCACCGGCCCCAGCGTGTGTGCCCCGAGCAGGCCAGCACTGGCCAAGAGACCTGTGGCCTTGAAGGCCTCACGCGAGG GGCCTCCTGAGCCGCAGATAGCAGGCTGCAGACCCCAGAGGGGGAGACCGGCCCAACCCAAGTCAGAGGGTCCTGGAACACCCGCCCAAGGAGGCTCGGAGGAAGCTCCCCTGGGCTGCTCTGATGCGCAGCCGGTGGGCCCAGAATATGTGGAGGAG GTGTGCAGCGAGGAAGGGCGAGTGCTTCGCTTCCAGCGTAAGCTGTGCGAGTGCAGTTTCAACGACCTTAACGCCAAGGACCTGCACGTGAGGGGACGGCGGCACCGGCTGCAGTACCGG AAGAAAGTGAACCCGGACCTTCCCATTGCCATGGAGCCCAGCAGCCGGGCTCGGAAGCTCCTGGAGGAGCGGATGAGGAAGCAGCGGCGCCTGGCGGAGGAGCGGCTGGAGCAACTGCGGCGCTGGCACGTGGAGAGGAG GCGGCTGGAGGAGGAGCCTTCCCAGGATGCACCATCCGACTGGGCCCACTCTCTGCTCATGGGCAGGCCGGAGCCACCCACCAGCACCCAACTCCAG CCCGGGCGGCGGCCGGCATCCAGCGACGACCGGCACGTCATGTGCAAGCACGCCACCATCTACCCCACGGAGCAGGAGCTCCTCGCCGTGCAGAGGGCCGTGTCCCACGCGGAGCGGGCCCTCAAGCTGGTGTCTGACACGCTGGCCGAGGAGGACCAGGGCGGCGGAGAGGAAGAGGGCGGCAAGCGCAG CAGCGTTGCCCCCCCGGCTCGGGTCCTGAAAGGCGTCATGCGGGTGGGCATCCTGGCGAAAGGCCTCCTCCTGCGCGGGGACAGGAACGTGCGCCTCGCTCTGCTCTGTTCCAAGAAGCCCACGCACAGCCTGCTGCGGAGGATCGCCCAGCAGCTGCCCCggcagctccag ATGGTGACCGAGGATGAGTATGAGGTCTCCTCTGACCCTGAAGCCAACATTGTCATCTCCTCCTGCGAGGAGCCCAGGATGCAGGTCACCGTATCCATCACCTCACCCCTGATGCGAGAGGACCCTTCCACAGACCCAG GCGTGGAGAAGCCTCAGGCTGACCCAGGTGATGTCCTGAGCTCCGAGAAGTGCCTCGAGTCCCTGGCCGCCCTCCGTCATGCCCGGTGGTTTCAG GCTCGAGCCAGCAGCCTGCAGCCATGCGTGATCGTCATCAGGGTCCTGAGGGACCTCTGCCGGCGTGTGCCCACCTGGGCAGCCCTGCCAGCCTGG GCCATGGAGCTGCTGGTGGAGAAGGCTGTGAGCAGTGCGGCGGGGCCCCTGGGCCCTGGGGACGCGGTCAGGCGAGTCCTGGAGTGCGTGGCCACCGGGACGCTCCTGACAG ATGGGCCTGGACTCCAGGATCCCTGCGAGGGAGACCAGACAGACGCCCTTGAGCCCATGACCCTCCAAGAGCGGGAAGACGTGACCGCCAGCGCCCAG CACGCCCTGAGAATGCTGGCCTTCCGGCAGACCCACAAGGTCCTGGGCATGGATCTCCTGCCACCCAGACACCGGCTTGGGGCCCGCTTCCGGAAGAGGCAGCGGGGACCTGGCGAGGCCGAGGAGGGCCCAGGGGAGAAGAAGCGGGGCCAGCGGGATGGAGAGGGGCTcgtgtga
- the ZFR2 gene encoding zinc finger RNA-binding protein 2 isoform X9, protein MDPAANPAFPPAAPAGYGGYQHHSSPEFTYGSRPQEPIPTTTTMATYQDSYSYGQSVAARSYEDRPYFQPPALQPGCMTATDSCQPGTQEACRQPSPHGGHSCAQPPQQAPRVEAGQPASALSSGYTYPTATGVQPESSASIVTSYPPPSYDPTCTAYTAPSYPSYDASVYSAASPFYPPAQPLPPPGPPQQLPPPPTPAGSGSSPRADSKPPLPSKLPRPKAGPRQLQLHYCDICKISCAGPQTYREHLGGQKHRKKEAAQKTGVQPNGSPRGVQAQLHCDLCAVSCTGADAYTAHIRGAKHQKVFKLHTKLGKPIPTLEPAPAAESTPRVEAKPTSATGPSVCAPSRPALAKRPVALKASREGPPEPQIAGCRPQRGRPAQPKSEGPGTPAQGGSEEAPLGCSDAQPVGPEYVEEVCSEEGRVLRFQRKLCECSFNDLNAKDLHVRGRRHRLQYRKKVNPDLPIAMEPSSRARKLLEERMRKQRRLAEERLEQLRRWHVERRRLEEEPSQDAPSDWAHSLLMGRPEPPTSTQLQPGRRPASSDDRHVMCKHATIYPTEQELLAVQRAVSHAERALKLVSDTLAEEDQGGGEEEGGKRSSVAPPARVLKGVMRVGILAKGLLLRGDRNVRLALLCSKKPTHSLLRRIAQQLPRQLQMVTEDEYEVSSDPEANIVISSCEEPRMQVTVSITSPLMREDPSTDPEGVEKPQADPGDVLSSEKCLESLAALRHARWFQARASSLQPCVIVIRVLRDLCRRVPTWAALPAWAMELLVEKAVSSAAGPLGPGDAVRRVLECVATGTLLTGQSPGRRAQKVGSKPMAVVQTAGVTDTEEVSSPGTRAAHDTHMLPAGRQTGPRPWRTPPCTQGTDTQVPEGRSQPPPRRQRLCYLVATPAGGGTEPPRHRATPAPVLQRLSRGNSQELR, encoded by the exons GGACCCAAGAGGCCTGCAGGCAGCCCAGCCCGCATGGCGGTCACAGCTGCGCTCAGCCCCCACAACAGGCGCCCAGAGTGGAGGCCGGACAGCCAGCCAGCGCCCTGTCCTCGGGATACACCTACCCCACGGCGACAGGCGTCCAGCCTGAGTCCTCGGCGTCCATCGTGACCTCCTACCCCCCGCCCTCCTACGATCCCACCTGCACCGCCTACACGG CACCAAGCTACCCGAGCTATGACGCATCGGTGTACTCCGCCGCCAGCCCTTTCTATCCTCCAGCGCAGCCCCTGCCTCCCCCGGGACCCCCGCAGCAGCTGCCCCCGCCGCCCACGCCCGCAGGCTCAGGAAGCAGCCCCAGGGCCGACTCGAAGCCACCGCTTCCCAGCAAACTGCCGAGACCCAAGGCCGGGCCCAGGCAGCTCCAGCTTCACTACTGCGACATCTGCAAGATCAGCTGCGCGGGCCCCCAG ACCTACCGGGAACATCTGGGAGGGCAGAAGCACAGAAAGAAGGAGGCGGCCCAGAAGACAGGCGTGCAGCCCAACGGGAGCCCGCGCGGGGTGCAGGCGCAGCTACATTGTGACCTGTGCGCCGTGTCCTGCACTGGGGCAGACGCCTACACGGCCCACATCCGGGGAGCCAAGCACCAGAAG GTCTTCAAGCTGCACACCAAACTGGGGAAGCCCATTCCCACCCTGGAGCCTGCACCGGCCGCAGAGAGCACCCCCAGGGTGGAGGCCAAGCCCACATCCGCCACCGGCCCCAGCGTGTGTGCCCCGAGCAGGCCAGCACTGGCCAAGAGACCTGTGGCCTTGAAGGCCTCACGCGAGG GGCCTCCTGAGCCGCAGATAGCAGGCTGCAGACCCCAGAGGGGGAGACCGGCCCAACCCAAGTCAGAGGGTCCTGGAACACCCGCCCAAGGAGGCTCGGAGGAAGCTCCCCTGGGCTGCTCTGATGCGCAGCCGGTGGGCCCAGAATATGTGGAGGAG GTGTGCAGCGAGGAAGGGCGAGTGCTTCGCTTCCAGCGTAAGCTGTGCGAGTGCAGTTTCAACGACCTTAACGCCAAGGACCTGCACGTGAGGGGACGGCGGCACCGGCTGCAGTACCGG AAGAAAGTGAACCCGGACCTTCCCATTGCCATGGAGCCCAGCAGCCGGGCTCGGAAGCTCCTGGAGGAGCGGATGAGGAAGCAGCGGCGCCTGGCGGAGGAGCGGCTGGAGCAACTGCGGCGCTGGCACGTGGAGAGGAG GCGGCTGGAGGAGGAGCCTTCCCAGGATGCACCATCCGACTGGGCCCACTCTCTGCTCATGGGCAGGCCGGAGCCACCCACCAGCACCCAACTCCAG CCCGGGCGGCGGCCGGCATCCAGCGACGACCGGCACGTCATGTGCAAGCACGCCACCATCTACCCCACGGAGCAGGAGCTCCTCGCCGTGCAGAGGGCCGTGTCCCACGCGGAGCGGGCCCTCAAGCTGGTGTCTGACACGCTGGCCGAGGAGGACCAGGGCGGCGGAGAGGAAGAGGGCGGCAAGCGCAG CAGCGTTGCCCCCCCGGCTCGGGTCCTGAAAGGCGTCATGCGGGTGGGCATCCTGGCGAAAGGCCTCCTCCTGCGCGGGGACAGGAACGTGCGCCTCGCTCTGCTCTGTTCCAAGAAGCCCACGCACAGCCTGCTGCGGAGGATCGCCCAGCAGCTGCCCCggcagctccag ATGGTGACCGAGGATGAGTATGAGGTCTCCTCTGACCCTGAAGCCAACATTGTCATCTCCTCCTGCGAGGAGCCCAGGATGCAGGTCACCGTATCCATCACCTCACCCCTGATGCGAGAGGACCCTTCCACAGACCCAG AAGGCGTGGAGAAGCCTCAGGCTGACCCAGGTGATGTCCTGAGCTCCGAGAAGTGCCTCGAGTCCCTGGCCGCCCTCCGTCATGCCCGGTGGTTTCAG GCTCGAGCCAGCAGCCTGCAGCCATGCGTGATCGTCATCAGGGTCCTGAGGGACCTCTGCCGGCGTGTGCCCACCTGGGCAGCCCTGCCAGCCTGG GCCATGGAGCTGCTGGTGGAGAAGGCTGTGAGCAGTGCGGCGGGGCCCCTGGGCCCTGGGGACGCGGTCAGGCGAGTCCTGGAGTGCGTGGCCACCGGGACGCTCCTGACAGGTCAGTCGCCGGGCCGGAGGGCCCAGAAGGTGGGCAGCAAACCCATGGCCGTGGTACAAACAGCTGGGGTCACAGACACAGAGGAAGTGTCCAGCCCAGGCACGAGAGCGGCCCACGACACACACATGCTCCCAGCAGGAAGGCAGACAGGGCCCCGGCCATGGAGGACACCACCCTGCACGCAGGGCACAGACACACAGGTCCCCGAAGGGAGGTCTCAGCCTCCACCCAGGAGACAACGGTTATGTTATCTGGTGGCCACGCCCGCCGGCGGCGGCACAGAGCCACCCCGGCACAGAGCCACCCCGGCGCCTGTCCTCCAAAGATTATCCAGAGGGAACAGCCAGGAGCTCAGATGA